A portion of the Calothrix sp. 336/3 genome contains these proteins:
- a CDS encoding UDP-N-acetylmuramoyl-L-alanyl-D-glutamate--2,6-diaminopimelate ligase: protein MKLRELLATVEGILHLPEHPALDAEVKGLTTNSHATNPGDVFVGMPGTRVDGGDFWQSAIASGAIASVISPAAAEKHPPTDDVCVVTAQDMTQACGQLAAAFYNYPGRKLKLVGVTGTNGKTTTTHLIEYFLHQANLPTALMGTLYTRWQGFNQTALHTTPFAVELQHQLSQAIAAGNEYGVMEVSSHALAQGRVLGCEFAVSVFSNLTQDHLDYHRDMEDYFAAKALLFSPAYLSGRAIINADDEYGKRLIAALDRDKVWSYSVNDSTADLWMSDLNYQPNGVSGTLHTPQGKVSFSSPLVGHYNLENLLASVGAVLTLGIDLNLIAQSIANFPGVPGRMERVQVTPEQDISVIVDYAHTPDSLENLLKAARPFIPGKMICVFGCGGDRDRTKRPKMGKIAAELADIAVVTSDNPRTENPEGILQDILAGIPATVTPQVIGDRAAAIRTAILEAQPGDGVLLAGKGHEDYQILGTEKIHFDDREQARDALVERGKL from the coding sequence ATGAAACTGCGGGAATTGTTGGCTACTGTTGAGGGAATCTTACACTTACCCGAACATCCAGCTTTGGATGCAGAGGTTAAGGGTTTAACAACCAATTCCCATGCTACCAACCCTGGTGATGTATTTGTGGGAATGCCAGGAACACGAGTTGATGGGGGAGACTTTTGGCAAAGCGCGATCGCCAGTGGTGCAATTGCCTCTGTGATTTCTCCCGCAGCAGCAGAGAAGCACCCCCCGACGGATGACGTGTGTGTGGTGACTGCACAGGATATGACTCAAGCCTGTGGACAATTGGCAGCAGCATTTTACAATTACCCTGGACGTAAATTAAAACTTGTGGGTGTGACGGGTACAAATGGTAAAACTACCACCACCCATTTAATTGAATATTTTTTACACCAAGCTAATTTACCCACCGCTTTAATGGGGACTTTGTATACTCGTTGGCAGGGTTTTAATCAAACTGCCCTCCATACTACCCCCTTTGCTGTGGAACTTCAGCATCAACTCTCCCAGGCGATCGCTGCGGGAAATGAATACGGTGTGATGGAAGTTAGTTCCCATGCTTTAGCCCAGGGAAGGGTTCTAGGATGTGAGTTTGCGGTGAGTGTATTTAGTAACCTTACCCAAGATCATTTGGACTATCACCGAGATATGGAGGATTATTTTGCTGCTAAAGCTTTACTATTTAGTCCTGCATACCTCAGTGGTAGAGCTATTATCAATGCTGATGATGAATATGGCAAACGCTTAATTGCGGCTTTAGATAGGGATAAGGTTTGGAGTTACAGTGTGAATGATTCCACTGCTGATTTATGGATGAGTGATTTAAATTACCAGCCTAATGGAGTCAGTGGGACTTTACATACACCCCAGGGCAAGGTGTCTTTCTCTTCGCCCTTGGTTGGACATTATAATCTAGAGAATCTCCTGGCATCCGTGGGAGCAGTCCTCACTTTAGGTATTGATTTAAACTTAATTGCCCAATCCATTGCCAATTTTCCTGGTGTTCCTGGGCGGATGGAACGGGTGCAAGTGACTCCGGAACAAGATATCAGCGTGATTGTGGACTATGCTCATACCCCCGATAGCTTGGAGAATTTACTGAAGGCAGCCCGTCCATTTATACCTGGTAAGATGATTTGCGTCTTTGGTTGTGGAGGCGATCGCGATCGCACTAAGCGTCCGAAAATGGGTAAAATCGCTGCCGAGTTAGCAGATATTGCCGTTGTCACCTCCGACAATCCCCGTACTGAGAACCCAGAGGGAATTTTACAAGATATTTTGGCAGGAATCCCCGCCACAGTCACACCGCAAGTGATTGGCGATCGCGCTGCCGCTATCCGTACTGCTATCCTAGAAGCACAACCCGGTGACGGTGTTCTCCTCGCAGGTAAAGGTCACGAAGACTACCAGATTCTCGGTACAGAGAAAATCCACTTTGACGACAGAGAGCAAGCTAGGGATGCGTTAGTTGAGAGAGGAAAACTTTAA